A genomic stretch from Chryseobacterium sp. SNU WT5 includes:
- a CDS encoding DUF3820 family protein: MIPELRPEILLEICKTEMPFGKHKGTLIVNLPINYLEWFQRQGMPPGKLGMQLSTIYEIKMNGLMELLNPLRGKAAPTKTKKTIYKF; this comes from the coding sequence ATGATTCCTGAGCTCCGTCCTGAAATTTTACTAGAAATCTGCAAAACTGAAATGCCTTTCGGTAAGCACAAAGGAACTCTCATCGTGAATCTCCCTATAAATTATCTGGAATGGTTTCAACGACAAGGGATGCCGCCTGGAAAATTAGGCATGCAACTTTCTACCATCTACGAAATAAAAATGAACGGTTTAATGGAATTACTTAATCCACTGAGAGGTAAAGCTGCTCCGACCAAAACCAAGAAAACGATTTATAAGTTCTAG
- a CDS encoding PadR family transcriptional regulator, which yields MAKKNALYKGTLQNIILKLLSSEVKMYGYQLTKRAKELTQGELEMTEGALYPLLHKLENEGIIYSHLQNVNGRDRKYYFLTEKGKRQQADQETEMKSYLFNLNTIFSR from the coding sequence ATGGCAAAAAAGAACGCTTTATACAAAGGCACCCTCCAAAATATCATCCTGAAATTACTTTCTTCTGAAGTAAAAATGTACGGATACCAGTTAACCAAACGTGCAAAAGAACTCACGCAAGGCGAATTAGAAATGACTGAAGGCGCGCTTTACCCGCTATTACACAAATTAGAAAACGAAGGAATTATTTATTCCCATTTGCAAAATGTTAATGGCAGGGACCGGAAATACTATTTTTTAACAGAGAAAGGTAAGCGTCAACAAGCAGATCAGGAAACGGAAATGAAAAGTTATTTGTTTAATCTCAATACCATTTTTAGCAGATGA